One Helianthus annuus cultivar XRQ/B chromosome 12, HanXRQr2.0-SUNRISE, whole genome shotgun sequence genomic region harbors:
- the LOC118485066 gene encoding NAD(P)H-quinone oxidoreductase subunit K, chloroplastic-like — MANIMAQHMAAVLPDVIAQVNQANNSQNAPCNFKSSRFDFDRYGLVPRSSPRQADLILTAGTVTMKMAPSLVRLYEQMPEPKYVIAMGACTITGGMFSTDSYSTVRGVDKLIPVDVYLSGCPPKPEAIIDAITKLRKKGRH; from the exons ATGGCAAATATTATGGCACAACATATGGCTGCCGTACTCCCAGATGTTATTGCTCAAgtaaaccaagccaacaacagCCAGAATGCTCCCTgcaatttcaaaa GTTCACGATTCGACTTTGATCGTTATGGACTAGTACCAAGATCGAGTCCTAGACAAGCGGACCTTATTTTAACAGCCGGAACAGTAACAATGAAAATGGCCCCTTCCTTAGTGAGATTATACGAGCAAATGCCTGAACCAAAATATGTTATTGCTATGGGAGCATGTACAATTACAGGGGGGATGTTCAGTACCGATTCTTATAGTACTGTTCGTGGAGTCGATAAGCTAATTCCTGTGGATGTCTATTTGTCGGGCTGTCCACCTAAACCAGAAGCAATTATAGATGCTATAACAAAACTTCGTAAGAAAGGCCGACACTGA